From Bradyrhizobium symbiodeficiens, the proteins below share one genomic window:
- a CDS encoding FAD binding domain-containing protein, whose translation MNNFDYSRASDVADAIRLLTADPGAKLIAGGTNLIDLMKENVERPSRLIDISRLPLRDIKGTAGGGLRIGALVPNSDLAYHPLIEQRYPLLASAILAGASAQLRNMASVGGNLMQRTRCSYFYDTATPCNKRSPGTGCSALDGLNRNHAILGTSKSCIATNPSDMSVALAALGALVHIAGPSGQRTIALTDFHRLPDDKPHLDTNIGSGEIITAIELPPRGFTRNYSYLKIRDRLSYAFALVSVAAALELEGNAISEARLALGGVAHKPWRNLEAEAALRGQAATPDHFGHAADLLLQGATARSHNEFKIELSRRAIVRTLMQAASARPQSQAHKKIA comes from the coding sequence ATGAACAATTTCGATTATTCCCGCGCAAGCGACGTTGCCGACGCCATTCGCCTGCTCACCGCCGATCCCGGCGCGAAGCTGATTGCCGGCGGCACCAACCTGATCGATCTGATGAAGGAGAATGTCGAACGGCCCTCGCGGCTCATCGACATCTCCCGCCTTCCGCTCCGCGACATCAAGGGGACCGCCGGCGGCGGTCTGCGCATCGGCGCCCTGGTGCCGAATTCGGACCTCGCCTACCACCCCTTGATCGAGCAGCGCTACCCCCTCCTCGCCAGCGCCATCCTGGCCGGCGCCTCCGCGCAACTGCGCAACATGGCCTCGGTCGGCGGCAATCTGATGCAACGAACGCGCTGCTCCTACTTTTATGACACGGCCACACCTTGCAACAAGCGGAGCCCTGGCACAGGCTGCTCGGCGCTCGATGGCCTCAACCGGAACCATGCGATCCTCGGCACCAGCAAGTCCTGCATTGCGACCAACCCATCCGACATGAGCGTGGCGCTGGCCGCGCTCGGCGCGCTGGTCCACATCGCAGGCCCCTCGGGTCAGCGCACCATCGCGTTGACGGATTTCCACCGGCTCCCGGACGACAAGCCTCATCTCGATACGAATATCGGCAGTGGCGAGATCATTACGGCAATTGAGCTGCCGCCGCGCGGTTTTACCCGGAACTACAGCTATCTGAAAATCCGCGACCGGCTGTCCTATGCCTTTGCATTGGTCTCGGTCGCAGCCGCGCTCGAGCTGGAGGGCAACGCGATCAGCGAAGCGCGCCTGGCACTCGGCGGCGTGGCTCACAAGCCCTGGCGAAACCTCGAGGCCGAAGCAGCATTGCGGGGCCAGGCGGCTACACCGGACCATTTCGGACACGCCGCCGATCTGCTGCTGCAGGGGGCGACTGCCCGTTCCCATAACGAATTCAAGATCGAGCTGTCCCGTCGCGCCATCGTGCGAACGCTGATGCAGGCCGCGAGTGCCAGGCCGCAATCACAAGCTCACAAGAAGATCGCATGA
- a CDS encoding (2Fe-2S)-binding protein, with protein MADTTIPERIPINLVVNGERRTLEIVPWTTLLDALRDRLELSGTKKGCDHGQCGACTVLVDGRRVNSCLTLAVMKDGAEITTIEGLARDGTLHPLQQAFIDHDAFQCGYCTPGQICSAAGLLAEGHARDADEIRELMSGNLCRCGAYPNIVAAIEQAMSRS; from the coding sequence ATGGCCGACACGACGATCCCCGAACGTATTCCGATCAACCTCGTCGTCAATGGCGAAAGGCGCACGCTCGAAATCGTGCCGTGGACCACGCTCCTCGATGCGCTGCGTGACCGTCTGGAGCTGTCCGGCACCAAGAAAGGCTGCGATCACGGCCAATGCGGCGCCTGTACCGTGCTGGTCGACGGAAGACGGGTCAATTCCTGCCTGACCCTCGCGGTCATGAAGGATGGCGCCGAGATCACGACGATCGAAGGCTTGGCCAGGGACGGCACGTTGCATCCCCTGCAGCAGGCCTTCATCGACCACGATGCCTTTCAGTGCGGCTATTGCACGCCGGGACAGATTTGCTCGGCCGCCGGCCTGCTGGCCGAAGGTCATGCGCGAGATGCCGACGAGATCCGGGAGCTCATGAGCGGAAACCTCTGCCGCTGTGGCGCTTATCCCAACATCGTGGCTGCGATCGAGCAGGCAATGAGCCGGTCATGA
- a CDS encoding 2-hydroxychromene-2-carboxylate isomerase, translating into MPKPLIRVYTDYKSPYAFVANKRLFELEDTHGVELEWLPYTLRVAEFMGTVEERTPHFWRKVRYAYMDARRFANAQGLVMKGPRRIYDAFYSSVGMLFAQHHGFFRPYHDMVFRKFWSHELEIDDLAAIADIIASCGGSSVEFEAYVNGSARAEHDRIIDEAEALGVFGVPTMVFNGELFWGGDRIDMLIERIERPETIETALGSRHRKPV; encoded by the coding sequence GTGCCGAAGCCACTTATACGCGTCTATACCGACTACAAGAGCCCCTACGCTTTCGTCGCCAACAAGCGCCTGTTCGAGCTCGAAGACACGCACGGTGTCGAACTCGAATGGCTGCCCTATACGCTGCGCGTCGCCGAGTTCATGGGCACAGTCGAGGAGCGCACGCCGCATTTCTGGCGCAAGGTTCGCTACGCCTATATGGACGCTCGGCGCTTCGCCAATGCGCAGGGCCTCGTCATGAAAGGACCGCGGCGCATCTACGACGCCTTCTATTCGAGCGTGGGCATGCTGTTCGCCCAACACCACGGCTTCTTCCGGCCCTATCACGACATGGTATTTCGCAAATTCTGGAGTCATGAGCTGGAGATCGACGACCTCGCCGCGATCGCGGATATCATCGCATCGTGCGGCGGCTCGTCCGTCGAGTTCGAGGCATATGTCAACGGCTCCGCACGCGCCGAGCACGATCGCATCATTGATGAGGCCGAGGCACTCGGCGTGTTCGGCGTTCCCACCATGGTGTTCAACGGCGAGTTGTTCTGGGGCGGCGACCGCATCGACATGCTGATCGAACGCATCGAGCGGCCCGAGACCATCGAAACCGCTCTTGGCAGCCGGCACCGCAAGCCGGTATAG
- a CDS encoding flavin-containing monooxygenase → MNIEAPHRPLDLASTIAEGDIRCLLMVLVHMTGDEKWLAPPYLPKRDIRLIPDPEAGVPQEIQDEIRAAVVKLFADGTPKPAIADPGEELLLTMMRACLGENVAPEYAPLMREEMGFVAREPRWTKQPSNDKLAEQHVLIVGAGVCAIALGVALGHLGIPYTIVEKNAELGGTWWINRYPGCGVDTPNHSYSYSFGSGNAWTRYFCQREELLGYLQKVAEEYGIRKHLRVNTELTSSRWDESKRRWISTLKTSNGEETFESTALVSAIGQLNDPSRARFKGEDEFKGTILHSALWSDDIDIDGKHVAVIGTGATSMQLVPSIADRVASVTVYQRSAQWARPVKGYADPISEGARWLLAHLPFYVQWYRFNMFWRYGDGLLPFLRKDPAWPHPERAVNKGNDRHRQELTDFILSELQGRPDLIEKCMPTYPPYGKRILLDNNWFKTLRRPNVGLVTDAIDHFDETGIVTADGQHRPAEIIVVATGFKVTEMAARLNISGRDGKDLRQAWANDNPTAFLGLTVPDFPNFFCMLGPNSGPAHGGSVIFQSECQSRYISACLAEMIEQDVAAIDVRPDVLDDYVRKVDAEHETMIWTHPGMSTYYRNASGRVFSAMPWRFVDYWRMTHDPDLGQYRLTKA, encoded by the coding sequence ATGAATATCGAAGCTCCGCACAGGCCGCTCGACCTTGCCTCGACCATCGCAGAAGGCGACATCCGCTGCCTCCTGATGGTGCTGGTGCACATGACTGGCGATGAGAAATGGCTCGCGCCGCCGTACTTGCCCAAGCGCGACATCCGCCTGATCCCCGATCCCGAGGCCGGCGTGCCGCAGGAAATCCAGGACGAGATCCGCGCCGCTGTCGTCAAACTCTTTGCCGATGGCACGCCGAAGCCCGCCATCGCCGATCCCGGCGAAGAGCTGCTACTGACGATGATGCGCGCCTGCCTCGGCGAGAACGTCGCGCCGGAATATGCCCCGCTGATGCGCGAGGAGATGGGCTTTGTGGCGCGCGAGCCGCGTTGGACCAAGCAGCCGTCGAACGACAAGCTCGCCGAGCAGCACGTGCTGATCGTCGGTGCCGGCGTTTGCGCCATCGCGCTCGGCGTCGCGCTCGGCCATCTCGGCATTCCCTACACCATCGTCGAGAAGAACGCCGAACTCGGCGGCACCTGGTGGATCAACCGCTATCCCGGCTGCGGCGTCGATACGCCAAACCACTCCTATTCCTATTCGTTCGGCTCGGGGAATGCATGGACCCGCTATTTCTGCCAGCGCGAGGAGTTGCTCGGCTATCTCCAGAAGGTCGCGGAAGAGTACGGCATCCGCAAGCATCTGCGCGTCAACACCGAGCTGACCTCGTCGCGCTGGGACGAAAGCAAGCGGCGCTGGATCTCGACGCTCAAAACCAGCAACGGTGAAGAAACCTTCGAATCCACCGCATTGGTCTCGGCCATCGGCCAGCTCAACGACCCCTCGCGCGCCCGGTTCAAAGGCGAGGACGAGTTCAAGGGAACGATCCTGCATTCGGCGCTGTGGTCCGATGACATCGACATCGACGGCAAGCATGTCGCCGTGATCGGCACCGGCGCGACCTCGATGCAGCTGGTGCCGTCGATCGCGGACCGCGTCGCCTCGGTCACGGTCTATCAGCGCAGCGCGCAATGGGCGCGGCCTGTGAAGGGCTATGCCGATCCGATCAGCGAGGGCGCGCGCTGGCTGCTGGCGCACCTTCCGTTCTATGTGCAGTGGTACCGCTTCAACATGTTCTGGCGCTATGGCGACGGCCTCTTGCCATTTCTGCGCAAGGACCCGGCCTGGCCGCATCCCGAGCGGGCCGTCAACAAGGGCAACGACCGGCACCGCCAGGAGCTGACCGACTTCATCCTGTCGGAACTGCAGGGCCGGCCGGACCTGATCGAGAAATGCATGCCGACCTATCCGCCCTACGGCAAGCGCATTTTGCTCGACAACAACTGGTTCAAGACCTTGAGGCGACCGAACGTGGGCCTCGTCACCGACGCGATCGATCATTTCGACGAGACCGGCATCGTCACCGCCGACGGCCAGCACCGTCCCGCCGAAATCATCGTGGTCGCCACCGGCTTCAAGGTGACGGAGATGGCGGCGCGCCTCAACATCAGCGGACGCGACGGCAAGGATCTGCGCCAGGCCTGGGCCAACGACAATCCGACGGCGTTCCTCGGCCTCACCGTGCCCGACTTCCCCAACTTCTTCTGCATGCTCGGCCCGAACTCCGGCCCCGCGCATGGCGGCAGCGTCATCTTCCAGTCGGAATGCCAGAGCCGCTACATCTCGGCGTGTCTCGCCGAGATGATCGAGCAAGACGTCGCAGCGATCGATGTCCGCCCGGACGTGCTCGACGATTACGTCCGCAAGGTCGATGCCGAGCACGAGACCATGATCTGGACCCATCCGGGCATGAGCACCTACTACCGCAACGCGAGCGGACGCGTGTTTTCGGCCATGCCCTGGCGGTTCGTGGATTACTGGCGCATGACGCATGACCCGGATCTGGGGCAGTACCGGCTGACGAAAGCATAG
- a CDS encoding TetR/AcrR family transcriptional regulator, with product MTQVNAKVTKLNRVERNAWTKQKIFEAATKVVGKHGYAEASVARITEQAGVAQGTFYNHFENRQELLDQLLPKIGLDMVGFIRARTGTADAARQEIARFSAFFDFIREVPEFLRILNEAEFFAPIGYQKHLDNISVAYVRILRRARGAGAIEDYSDDEFEAIVHMLMGARGYLSRRYSYSADGVTAVPEHVISAYRKLMTRGLFTTSGDQDTP from the coding sequence ATGACGCAAGTGAACGCCAAGGTGACAAAGCTCAACCGCGTCGAGCGCAACGCCTGGACCAAGCAGAAGATCTTCGAGGCCGCCACCAAGGTCGTCGGCAAGCATGGCTATGCCGAAGCCTCCGTCGCCCGCATCACCGAGCAGGCCGGCGTCGCGCAAGGCACCTTCTACAATCATTTCGAGAACCGCCAGGAGCTGCTCGACCAGTTGCTGCCGAAGATCGGCCTCGACATGGTCGGTTTCATCCGCGCCCGCACCGGCACCGCGGATGCGGCGCGGCAGGAGATAGCGCGCTTCTCGGCCTTCTTCGACTTCATTCGCGAGGTGCCGGAGTTTCTGCGCATCCTCAACGAGGCCGAGTTCTTCGCACCGATCGGTTATCAGAAGCATCTCGACAACATCTCGGTCGCCTATGTCCGCATTTTGCGTCGCGCGCGAGGCGCAGGCGCGATCGAGGATTACAGCGACGACGAGTTCGAGGCGATCGTCCACATGCTGATGGGCGCGCGCGGCTATCTCAGCCGCCGCTACTCCTATTCCGCCGACGGCGTCACCGCCGTGCCCGAGCACGTCATCTCCGCCTATCGCAAGCTGATGACGCGCGGGCTCTTCACCACGTCCGGAGACCAGGACACACCATGA
- a CDS encoding AMP-binding protein: protein MINLSSFSAFHARRTPDRPALKYRGEEISYVAFDARVRTVTGWLAAQGIGAGDVVAVLMKNSAAFLELVFATSHLGAVFLPINFRLSRDEVGYIAGNAGARLLIADEELAANAAGAKTLVLNEAAQQSLTHLAGDAPPAPMHVRAPADLMRLMYTSGTTDRPKGVMLTYDNFYWKSADQTIALGLSAETRLLVVGPLYHVGALDLPGIAVLWHGGFIRIERNFEPETALAAIAEDKLNAAWFAPVMTSAMLTCPTRDRYNVSSLQWAIGGGEKTPELRIRAFSDHFHNARYIDAYGLTETVGGDTFMEAGREIEKIGSTGRAIAHVEIEIRDEDGNTLPANVNGEICLRGPKITRGYWKDPDKTAAAFFGDWFRSGDIGYLDEDGFLYLTDRKKDMIISGGENIASSEVERVIHELPEVREVAVIGLRDARWGERPVAIVVLIEGARLELPALTEHCRARLASFKVPKQLIIRDGLPRNPSGKILKRVLRAELERSE from the coding sequence ATGATCAATCTTTCGAGCTTCAGCGCCTTTCACGCCCGGCGCACGCCGGACCGGCCCGCGCTGAAATATCGCGGCGAGGAGATTTCCTACGTGGCGTTCGATGCTCGTGTCCGGACGGTGACAGGCTGGCTCGCCGCGCAAGGCATCGGCGCCGGCGATGTCGTGGCGGTGCTGATGAAGAACAGCGCCGCGTTCCTGGAGCTCGTCTTCGCCACCAGCCATCTCGGCGCGGTGTTCCTGCCGATCAACTTCCGCCTCTCCCGCGACGAGGTCGGCTACATCGCCGGCAATGCCGGCGCGCGGCTGTTGATTGCCGATGAAGAACTCGCCGCCAATGCAGCGGGTGCGAAGACCCTCGTTCTGAACGAAGCCGCACAGCAGAGCCTCACGCATCTCGCAGGCGATGCGCCGCCCGCGCCGATGCATGTCCGCGCGCCAGCCGACCTGATGCGGCTGATGTATACCTCGGGCACAACCGACCGCCCCAAGGGCGTGATGCTCACATACGATAACTTCTACTGGAAGTCCGCCGACCAGACGATCGCGCTCGGCCTCAGCGCCGAGACGCGCCTTCTCGTCGTCGGCCCGCTCTATCACGTCGGCGCGCTCGATCTGCCCGGCATCGCCGTGCTCTGGCATGGCGGCTTCATCCGCATCGAACGCAATTTCGAGCCGGAGACCGCGCTTGCGGCGATTGCCGAGGACAAGCTCAACGCCGCCTGGTTCGCACCTGTCATGACCAGTGCGATGCTCACCTGCCCGACGCGTGATCGCTACAACGTCTCCAGCCTGCAATGGGCGATCGGCGGCGGCGAGAAGACGCCGGAGCTGCGCATCCGCGCCTTCTCTGACCATTTCCACAACGCGCGCTACATCGACGCCTATGGCCTCACCGAAACCGTCGGCGGCGATACCTTCATGGAGGCCGGTCGCGAGATCGAGAAGATCGGCTCGACAGGGCGCGCTATCGCCCATGTCGAGATCGAGATCCGCGACGAGGACGGCAATACGTTGCCGGCCAACGTCAACGGCGAGATCTGCCTGCGGGGACCGAAGATCACGCGCGGCTACTGGAAGGATCCGGACAAGACGGCCGCCGCCTTCTTCGGCGACTGGTTCCGCAGCGGCGACATCGGCTATCTCGACGAAGATGGCTTCCTGTACCTCACCGACCGCAAGAAGGACATGATCATCTCCGGCGGCGAGAACATCGCCTCCTCTGAGGTCGAACGCGTCATCCATGAATTGCCCGAGGTGCGCGAAGTCGCGGTGATCGGCCTGCGCGACGCCCGCTGGGGCGAGCGGCCGGTCGCGATCGTCGTGCTGATCGAGGGCGCCAGGCTCGAGCTCCCTGCCCTCACCGAGCATTGTCGCGCCCGGCTCGCGAGCTTCAAGGTGCCGAAACAGCTGATCATCCGCGACGGCCTCCCGCGCAATCCATCCGGAAAGATTCTCAAGCGCGTGCTGCGTGCCGAGCTGGAGAGGTCTGAATGA
- a CDS encoding ABC transporter substrate-binding protein, translating to MTRTRTPGISRRSTLALMGAGAMSVAAPWVARAQAKTIKIGMPTILSGRVAQLGTSSRNAVMLEVDKVNAAGGLAGRQIEMVIRDSKGQPQEAARVARELVNTDGCELLLDGEASSGSFAVHEVARDLGVLCIHTCSEASSLTADPKQHIPNAFRCVRQGIHDSIVGGSYAAAIAKTKGLKKWATCSPDYAYGRDTTGEFTLYLKRFAPDVEIISESWPKLFQPDYTEVVTKILQAKPQALYSCLWGGDLTSYIDQANIYAMFSQMEVFAVNMADYTALTVVKNLPKGIHSGNRYIKTFPTTPENAAWGDAYKAKYNEYPTNWSWQNATAVMFLAEAAKKANSADGKKIAETLKGLTIKCPFGADGTVTMRGDDHTLVGYAIGWGTTIPQEPYVPEVKAGDWKTIFELEAEWKKSKGYT from the coding sequence ATGACGAGAACCCGCACGCCGGGCATCAGCCGCCGTTCAACGCTGGCGCTGATGGGCGCCGGTGCGATGAGTGTTGCCGCGCCCTGGGTGGCGCGTGCGCAAGCCAAGACCATCAAGATCGGCATGCCGACGATCCTGTCAGGCCGCGTGGCGCAGCTCGGCACGTCCTCGCGCAATGCGGTGATGCTCGAGGTCGACAAGGTCAACGCCGCCGGCGGCCTTGCCGGCCGGCAGATCGAGATGGTGATCCGCGACTCCAAGGGCCAGCCGCAGGAAGCCGCGCGCGTCGCGCGCGAACTCGTCAACACCGACGGCTGCGAGCTGCTGCTGGACGGAGAGGCCTCGTCCGGATCGTTCGCAGTGCACGAGGTCGCACGCGATCTCGGCGTGCTCTGCATCCACACCTGCTCGGAAGCCTCCTCGCTGACGGCCGATCCGAAGCAGCACATCCCGAATGCGTTCCGCTGCGTGCGCCAGGGCATCCACGATTCCATCGTCGGCGGCAGCTACGCCGCCGCGATCGCCAAGACCAAGGGCTTGAAGAAATGGGCGACCTGTTCGCCCGATTATGCCTATGGCCGCGACACCACCGGCGAGTTCACGCTGTATTTGAAGCGTTTCGCCCCTGATGTGGAGATCATCAGCGAGTCCTGGCCGAAGCTGTTCCAACCCGACTACACCGAGGTGGTGACCAAGATCCTGCAAGCCAAGCCGCAGGCGCTTTATTCCTGCCTGTGGGGCGGCGATCTCACCTCCTATATCGACCAGGCCAACATCTACGCGATGTTCAGCCAGATGGAGGTGTTCGCGGTCAACATGGCCGACTACACCGCGCTCACCGTGGTGAAGAACCTGCCCAAGGGCATCCACTCCGGCAACCGTTACATCAAGACCTTTCCGACCACGCCGGAAAACGCGGCCTGGGGCGATGCCTACAAGGCGAAGTACAACGAGTATCCGACCAACTGGTCGTGGCAGAACGCGACCGCCGTGATGTTCCTCGCCGAGGCCGCCAAGAAGGCGAACTCGGCGGACGGCAAGAAGATCGCGGAGACGTTGAAGGGCCTCACCATCAAGTGTCCGTTCGGTGCCGACGGCACCGTGACGATGCGCGGCGACGATCACACGCTGGTCGGCTACGCCATCGGCTGGGGCACTACGATTCCGCAGGAGCCGTATGTCCCCGAGGTCAAGGCCGGCGACTGGAAGACGATCTTCGAGCTCGAGGCCGAGTGGAAGAAGAGCAAGGGCTACACCTGA
- a CDS encoding branched-chain amino acid ABC transporter permease encodes MDLDALAGCLSSSACLVTQTTSGLIIGMLLFLVAVGLTLIFGVLKVVNFSHGAFYMFGAYFAMTAYQFTGSFALAMLAGAAGTAILGLIFERVFMSRVYGADVLMQLLVCYAFVLIFDDVVRLIWGPEFKSMGMPSAFQVMPLFIAGGVVPPYYLLLIGVALVAAIVLGIGLSRSRIGKVIRAAAQNPGMVSALGINTGLIYGGVFALGGMLAGLAGALAAPVRSLTPGMGFSVLIESFIVTVIGGMGSILGALIGALLLGLIRSYGSLGFPLFTEGLMYLFMVIVLVSKPTGLFGKEAA; translated from the coding sequence GTGGATCTCGACGCGCTTGCCGGTTGCCTCTCCAGCTCCGCCTGCCTGGTGACGCAAACCACCAGCGGGCTGATCATCGGCATGCTGCTGTTCCTGGTCGCGGTCGGGCTGACGTTGATTTTCGGCGTGCTCAAAGTGGTCAATTTCAGCCACGGCGCCTTCTACATGTTCGGCGCCTATTTCGCGATGACCGCCTATCAGTTCACCGGCAGTTTCGCCCTCGCGATGCTCGCAGGCGCGGCCGGCACGGCCATTCTCGGCCTGATCTTCGAGCGCGTCTTCATGAGCCGCGTCTATGGCGCCGACGTATTGATGCAGCTCCTCGTCTGCTATGCTTTCGTGCTGATCTTCGACGATGTCGTACGCCTGATCTGGGGGCCCGAATTCAAGTCGATGGGCATGCCGTCCGCATTCCAGGTGATGCCGCTGTTCATCGCCGGCGGCGTGGTGCCGCCTTATTATCTGCTGCTGATCGGCGTCGCGCTGGTCGCAGCGATCGTGCTCGGCATCGGGCTGTCGCGCAGCCGCATCGGCAAGGTGATTCGCGCCGCCGCGCAGAATCCAGGCATGGTGTCCGCGCTCGGCATCAACACCGGCCTGATCTATGGCGGCGTGTTCGCGCTCGGCGGCATGCTGGCGGGGCTCGCGGGTGCGCTCGCCGCGCCGGTCCGCTCGCTGACCCCGGGGATGGGATTTTCGGTGCTGATCGAATCCTTCATCGTCACCGTGATCGGCGGAATGGGCTCGATCCTGGGTGCCCTGATCGGCGCGCTGCTGCTCGGCCTGATCAGGTCCTACGGCTCGCTCGGCTTTCCCTTGTTCACGGAAGGCCTGATGTACCTGTTCATGGTGATCGTGCTGGTCTCAAAACCCACCGGCCTGTTCGGCAAGGAGGCGGCATGA
- a CDS encoding branched-chain amino acid ABC transporter permease, which produces MTELEAGRAGTLAPVHGGAALGRYRDILIALIAFAVLASLPLFTGSKALLDFVIRCSAYGLFATSLNLLVGYTGLTSFGHGMFFGLGAYSFGLIMQKLAVPIPVAFVATLAITALIAAVIGAICVRLKEIYFAFVTLAFQMLIHSTILSWASFTGGDQGLRGGIPRPAFLGINLANHVHLYVASCALLILGLLAMRQIAQSPFGYTLRMIRDNAARASFLGIDVWRTKLTVFVLAAVFAAMGGMVMALFVSGAYPEFAYWTISGEAIFINMLGGVSTFLGPMVGTVLLLLLNDTVTRFTEYHGIVLGIVILFFALGLRKGLLDFVAEWFSQRRDAGEER; this is translated from the coding sequence ATGACCGAGCTCGAGGCCGGACGCGCCGGGACGCTGGCGCCTGTGCACGGCGGCGCCGCGCTTGGGCGCTATCGCGACATCCTTATCGCGCTGATCGCTTTTGCCGTGCTGGCGAGCCTGCCGCTGTTCACGGGCAGCAAGGCGCTGCTCGATTTCGTCATCCGCTGCTCGGCTTACGGCCTGTTCGCGACTTCGCTCAACCTGCTCGTCGGCTATACCGGCCTGACCTCGTTCGGCCATGGCATGTTCTTTGGCCTTGGCGCCTACAGCTTCGGCCTGATCATGCAGAAGCTGGCCGTGCCGATTCCCGTCGCGTTCGTGGCGACGCTGGCGATCACGGCGCTGATCGCGGCCGTGATCGGCGCGATCTGCGTGCGGCTGAAGGAGATCTATTTCGCCTTCGTCACGCTCGCCTTCCAGATGCTGATCCATTCGACCATTTTGTCCTGGGCCTCTTTCACCGGCGGCGACCAGGGCCTGCGCGGCGGCATTCCGCGTCCCGCATTCCTCGGGATCAATCTCGCCAACCACGTCCATCTCTACGTCGCGAGCTGCGCGTTGCTGATCCTCGGCCTGCTCGCGATGCGCCAGATCGCGCAATCGCCGTTCGGCTACACCCTGCGAATGATTCGCGACAATGCCGCGCGCGCGAGCTTCCTCGGCATCGACGTCTGGCGCACCAAGCTCACCGTGTTCGTGCTGGCGGCGGTGTTCGCGGCGATGGGCGGCATGGTGATGGCGCTGTTCGTCTCCGGCGCCTATCCGGAATTCGCCTATTGGACCATCTCGGGCGAAGCCATCTTCATCAACATGCTCGGCGGCGTCTCGACCTTCCTCGGGCCGATGGTCGGCACCGTGCTGCTCTTGCTGCTCAACGACACCGTGACGCGGTTCACCGAGTACCATGGGATCGTGCTGGGAATCGTCATCCTGTTCTTCGCGCTGGGCCTGCGCAAAGGCCTGCTGGACTTCGTCGCCGAATGGTTTTCGCAGCGGCGCGACGCAGGCGAGGAGCGCTAG
- a CDS encoding ABC transporter ATP-binding protein produces MNAVVIEVADLDVYYGTSQILFGVSLSVRQGETMALLGRNGAGKSTTMKAIMGLAPPRRGKVSLRGALISGRKPHHIARAGLGFVPEDRQIFPEHSVEDNLVIGRKKGPEGQDEWPIKRIYEVFPLLEPLRHRIAGRLSGGEQQMLAIARTLMGNPALLLLDEPSEGLAPIIVQRIGELLRQLRGIGSTVLIAEQNMHFCLGLASHATIIDKGQIVYAAGIDELKANEAIRRRYLAL; encoded by the coding sequence ATGAATGCTGTCGTCATCGAGGTCGCCGATCTCGACGTCTATTACGGCACCAGCCAGATCCTGTTCGGCGTCAGCCTCTCGGTGCGGCAAGGCGAGACAATGGCGCTGCTGGGCCGCAACGGCGCCGGCAAGTCCACCACCATGAAGGCGATCATGGGACTGGCGCCGCCGCGGCGGGGCAAAGTGAGCCTGCGTGGTGCTCTGATCTCCGGCCGGAAGCCGCATCATATCGCGCGCGCCGGTCTCGGCTTCGTGCCGGAGGACCGCCAGATCTTTCCGGAGCACAGCGTCGAGGACAATCTGGTCATTGGCCGCAAGAAGGGACCGGAGGGCCAGGACGAATGGCCGATCAAGCGCATCTACGAGGTTTTCCCGCTGCTGGAGCCGCTGCGCCATCGTATCGCCGGGCGTCTCTCGGGCGGCGAACAGCAGATGCTGGCGATCGCGCGCACGCTGATGGGTAACCCCGCGCTGCTGCTGCTGGACGAGCCGAGCGAGGGGCTCGCGCCGATCATCGTGCAGCGGATCGGCGAGCTGTTGCGGCAGCTCCGAGGCATCGGATCGACCGTGCTGATTGCCGAGCAGAACATGCATTTCTGCCTGGGGCTCGCGAGCCACGCCACCATCATCGACAAGGGCCAGATCGTCTACGCCGCCGGAATCGACGAGCTGAAAGCCAATGAGGCGATCCGCCGGCGTTATCTGGCCCTCTGA